The following proteins are encoded in a genomic region of Flammeovirga pectinis:
- a CDS encoding bifunctional 3,4-dihydroxy-2-butanone-4-phosphate synthase/GTP cyclohydrolase II, giving the protein MAEKFKLDSIEDAIEAIKNGEIVIVVDDEDRENEGDFICAAEKVTPEIINFMSKEGRGLICCAIIEDRCEELGLELMVGKNTAAFETPFTVSVDLIGHGCTTGISASDRAKTVLALADPDVDPAILGKPGHIFPLKAKRGGVLRRTGHTEASIDLARLAGLQAAGVLVEIMNDDGSMARLPNLVEVAKKHNLKLISIEDLIQYRLKLEDSLVEEEIGVDMPTEFGHFNLKAFRQTNTGELHLALIKGDISDKEDPVLVRVHSSCVTGDIFGSCRCDCGPQLHGAMEMIEKEGRGVILYMNQEGRGIGLVNKLKAYKLQEEGMDTVEANQALGFKSDQRDYGVGAQILRKLGISKMNLISNNPKKRAGLIGYGLEIVDSVAIEITPNKYNKKYLETKRDKMGHNILK; this is encoded by the coding sequence ATGGCTGAAAAATTTAAGTTAGATTCTATCGAGGATGCTATTGAAGCAATCAAAAATGGTGAAATAGTAATTGTCGTAGATGATGAAGATAGAGAAAACGAAGGTGATTTTATCTGTGCTGCTGAGAAAGTAACACCAGAAATAATCAATTTCATGTCAAAAGAAGGACGAGGATTAATTTGCTGTGCAATAATCGAAGATCGTTGTGAAGAATTAGGTTTAGAATTGATGGTTGGTAAAAATACTGCCGCTTTCGAAACTCCTTTTACTGTATCTGTTGATTTAATTGGTCATGGATGTACTACTGGTATCTCTGCAAGTGATAGAGCGAAAACAGTATTAGCATTAGCAGACCCTGATGTTGATCCTGCAATTCTTGGTAAACCTGGTCATATTTTCCCTTTAAAGGCAAAACGTGGTGGTGTTTTAAGAAGAACTGGTCACACAGAAGCATCAATTGATTTAGCTAGATTAGCTGGATTACAAGCAGCAGGTGTTCTTGTTGAGATCATGAATGATGATGGATCAATGGCTCGACTACCTAACTTAGTTGAGGTTGCTAAAAAGCATAATCTTAAATTAATTAGTATTGAAGATTTAATTCAATACAGATTAAAATTAGAAGATTCTCTAGTTGAAGAAGAAATTGGTGTTGATATGCCTACTGAGTTTGGCCATTTCAATTTAAAAGCTTTCCGTCAGACTAATACAGGTGAATTACATTTAGCTTTAATCAAAGGTGATATTTCTGATAAAGAAGATCCTGTTTTGGTAAGGGTTCACTCATCTTGTGTTACTGGTGATATCTTTGGTTCTTGTAGATGTGATTGTGGACCACAATTACATGGAGCTATGGAAATGATTGAAAAAGAAGGAAGAGGTGTTATTCTTTATATGAATCAAGAAGGAAGAGGCATTGGTTTAGTAAATAAACTTAAGGCTTATAAACTTCAGGAAGAAGGAATGGACACTGTTGAAGCTAATCAAGCTTTAGGGTTTAAATCTGACCAAAGAGATTATGGTGTTGGTGCTCAAATTTTAAGAAAACTGGGTATTTCTAAAATGAATCTTATTTCTAATAACCCTAAAAAACGTGCAGGGCTTATTGGATATGGTTTAGAAATAGTTGATTCAGTGGCAATTGAGATCACTCCAAATAAATACAATAAAAAGTATTTAGAAACAAAAAGAGATAAAATGGGTCACAATATTTTAAAATAG
- the ffh gene encoding signal recognition particle protein, with the protein MFDNLSNRIDRALKNIKGEGSISEINVASTVKEIRRALLEADVNFKVAKEITNEIREQALGQNILIDVKPGQLFTKIVSDKLTELMGSEMVPFTPTGNPATVLIAGLQGSGKTTFTGKLGLRLKKQGKQVLLVAADVYRPAAIDQLETLGEQTGVEVYTERENKNPVSIAENAVKYAKENGKSIVVVDTAGRLAIDEQMMDEIEAVKKAINPSETLFVVDSMTGQDAVNTAKTFNDRLDFDGVVLTKLDGDTRGGAALSIRRVVEKPIKFISTGEKLENTLDEFYPERMAQRILGMGDVVSLVERAQEAFDEEEARRLNKKLRKNQFDFNDLLSQIQHIKKMGDLKDLIGMVPGLNKMVKDQEIDSDAFKPVEAIIQSMTPYEKANPDSLDQSRKKRLATGSGTSVQQVNNLIKQFEEMRKMMRKVNKMSGIPGMGKKGGAKGGKKTSLRNRLGGRKK; encoded by the coding sequence ATGTTTGATAATCTTAGTAACAGAATAGATCGAGCCTTAAAGAACATTAAAGGTGAAGGTTCGATCAGCGAAATTAACGTAGCTTCTACTGTTAAGGAAATTCGTCGTGCTTTATTAGAAGCCGATGTTAACTTTAAAGTAGCAAAAGAAATTACGAATGAAATTCGTGAGCAAGCACTAGGACAAAATATTCTTATAGATGTAAAACCTGGTCAATTATTTACAAAAATTGTAAGTGATAAACTAACGGAATTAATGGGAAGCGAAATGGTTCCTTTTACTCCAACAGGGAATCCCGCTACAGTTTTAATTGCAGGTTTACAAGGTTCTGGTAAAACTACTTTTACTGGTAAACTAGGTTTAAGATTAAAAAAGCAAGGTAAACAAGTTTTATTAGTTGCTGCAGATGTTTATAGACCTGCCGCAATTGATCAATTAGAAACACTAGGTGAACAAACTGGTGTTGAAGTTTATACTGAGCGTGAAAATAAAAATCCAGTTTCTATTGCGGAGAATGCTGTTAAGTATGCAAAAGAAAATGGTAAATCTATTGTTGTAGTCGATACGGCTGGTCGTTTAGCAATTGATGAGCAAATGATGGATGAGATTGAAGCTGTTAAAAAAGCTATCAATCCTTCTGAAACTTTGTTTGTTGTTGATTCGATGACAGGTCAGGATGCTGTAAATACAGCAAAGACATTCAACGATAGACTTGATTTTGATGGTGTTGTTTTAACTAAGTTAGATGGTGATACTCGTGGTGGTGCCGCTTTATCTATTCGTAGAGTAGTAGAGAAGCCTATTAAGTTTATCTCGACAGGTGAAAAACTAGAAAATACTCTAGATGAGTTCTACCCTGAACGTATGGCTCAGCGTATTCTTGGTATGGGTGATGTTGTCTCTTTAGTAGAAAGAGCACAAGAAGCATTCGATGAAGAAGAAGCAAGGAGATTAAACAAGAAATTACGTAAAAACCAATTTGATTTTAATGACCTTCTTTCTCAAATTCAGCACATCAAAAAGATGGGTGATTTGAAAGATTTGATTGGAATGGTACCTGGTTTAAATAAAATGGTTAAAGATCAAGAAATTGATTCTGACGCATTTAAACCTGTTGAAGCAATTATCCAATCTATGACTCCGTATGAAAAAGCTAATCCGGATTCTTTAGATCAATCTCGTAAGAAAAGACTTGCAACAGGTTCTGGTACTTCGGTACAGCAAGTCAATAACCTAATCAAACAATTTGAAGAAATGCGTAAAATGATGCGTAAAGTAAACAAAATGTCTGGTATCCCTGGTATGGGTAAAAAAGGTGGAGCAAAAGGTGGTAAAAAAACTAGTTTACGTAACCGTTTAGGTGGTCGTAAAAAATAG
- a CDS encoding UDP-N-acetylmuramoyl-tripeptide--D-alanyl-D-alanine ligase, giving the protein MKIEDLYSIYLEVSEICTDSRNIKENCLFFALKGGNFDGNKYAEGALEKGAKYVVVDDSTVVKSDKFILVDDALTTLQQLAAHHREQFDIPVIAITGSNGKTTTKEILVKICETTFKTHATKGNFNNHIGVPLTLLSMPLDTEVALIEMGDNHVGEVAELCKIGKPNQGFVTNIGMDHIEGFGSFELNVRAKSEVFDYLIKHDGVIYINSNDDILNNMSKRMKSPIYYGNEYDFANLEFVEVNPFIVYKDRQGDVISTNLFGAYNFENILTSFCVGKNLGIDQDKMNRAIAAYIPSNNRSEIFKTENNTLILDAYNANPSSMEVAIENLTKIDSSSPKGCILGDMFELGSISEEEHLRISKLAIDQNYDHCIFVGDRFKFFENDQAFFFSNKEEVIAYLSEHSINSELILIKGSRSMGLEILKNSL; this is encoded by the coding sequence ATGAAAATTGAAGATTTATATAGTATCTATTTAGAAGTCAGTGAGATATGTACTGACTCAAGAAATATTAAAGAAAACTGTCTATTTTTTGCTTTAAAAGGCGGGAATTTTGATGGTAATAAATATGCAGAAGGAGCACTAGAAAAAGGTGCTAAATATGTTGTAGTTGACGATTCTACTGTTGTTAAATCTGATAAATTCATCTTAGTTGATGATGCCCTTACAACTTTACAACAATTAGCTGCTCATCACAGAGAACAATTTGATATACCAGTTATTGCAATTACAGGTTCTAATGGTAAAACAACCACAAAAGAAATTCTTGTGAAAATTTGTGAGACAACTTTTAAAACTCATGCTACAAAAGGTAATTTCAATAACCATATTGGCGTTCCTCTAACATTACTTTCAATGCCTTTAGATACTGAAGTTGCATTAATTGAAATGGGTGATAACCATGTAGGAGAAGTTGCTGAACTTTGTAAAATAGGAAAGCCAAACCAAGGTTTTGTGACTAATATTGGAATGGATCATATTGAAGGTTTTGGTAGTTTTGAATTAAATGTCCGAGCTAAAAGTGAAGTCTTTGATTATCTTATTAAACATGATGGTGTGATTTACATTAATTCGAACGATGATATTTTAAATAATATGTCTAAGAGAATGAAATCTCCTATCTATTATGGTAATGAATATGATTTTGCCAATTTGGAATTTGTAGAAGTCAATCCATTTATTGTGTACAAGGACAGACAGGGTGACGTGATTTCTACTAATTTATTTGGAGCATATAATTTTGAAAATATCTTAACTTCATTTTGTGTAGGAAAAAATTTGGGTATTGATCAAGATAAAATGAATCGAGCAATTGCAGCTTATATTCCTTCAAATAATAGATCTGAAATTTTTAAGACCGAAAATAATACACTCATTTTGGATGCCTATAATGCAAACCCATCTTCTATGGAAGTTGCAATAGAAAATCTTACTAAAATTGATAGCTCATCACCTAAAGGATGTATACTTGGAGATATGTTTGAATTAGGCTCTATTAGCGAAGAAGAACATCTGAGGATTTCAAAACTTGCGATAGATCAAAATTATGATCACTGTATCTTTGTAGGTGATCGTTTTAAATTCTTTGAAAATGATCAAGCTTTTTTCTTCAGTAATAAAGAAGAAGTTATTGCTTACCTCTCCGAACACTCCATTAACTCCGAACTTATACTAATAAAAGGCTCAAGAAGTATGGGATTAGAAATATTGAAAAATTCATTATAA
- a CDS encoding malate dehydrogenase — protein MKVTVVGAGAVGASCAEYIAIKDFADEIVLVDIKEGFAEGKAMDLMQTASLNGFDSTITGVTNDYAATAGTDVAVITSGIPRKPGMTREELIGINAGIVKTVSENLIKHSPKVIIIVVSNPMDTMTYLAAKATGLPKNRIIGMGGALDSARFKYRLAEALGCPQSDVSGMVIGGHSDVGMVPLIEKAVRNSVPVSEFLSEEQKSAIVEATKVGGATLTKLLGTSAWYAPGAAVSELVKAVALDSKKMFPCSALLEGEYGLNDLCIGVPVIIGKNGIEKIVEIELSEDEKAKLVASAEGVKKTNALLEVTA, from the coding sequence ATGAAAGTAACAGTAGTGGGTGCGGGTGCAGTAGGTGCAAGTTGTGCAGAGTATATTGCAATTAAAGATTTCGCTGACGAAATTGTGTTAGTAGATATCAAAGAAGGTTTCGCAGAAGGAAAAGCAATGGACTTAATGCAAACTGCTTCTTTAAACGGTTTTGATTCTACAATCACTGGAGTAACTAACGACTATGCAGCAACTGCTGGTACTGACGTTGCTGTTATTACAAGTGGTATTCCTCGTAAGCCAGGTATGACTCGTGAAGAGCTTATCGGTATCAACGCAGGTATTGTGAAAACTGTTTCTGAGAATTTAATTAAGCATTCTCCAAAAGTAATTATTATCGTAGTATCTAACCCAATGGATACAATGACTTATTTAGCTGCTAAAGCTACAGGTCTTCCTAAAAACCGTATTATCGGTATGGGTGGTGCATTGGATAGTGCTCGTTTTAAATATCGTTTAGCTGAAGCTTTAGGTTGTCCTCAATCTGACGTTTCTGGTATGGTTATCGGTGGTCACTCTGACGTAGGAATGGTTCCGTTGATCGAAAAAGCTGTTCGTAATTCAGTACCAGTTTCTGAATTCTTATCTGAAGAGCAAAAATCAGCAATCGTAGAAGCTACTAAAGTTGGTGGTGCTACACTAACTAAATTATTAGGTACTTCTGCTTGGTATGCTCCAGGTGCTGCAGTTTCTGAATTAGTTAAAGCTGTTGCTTTAGATTCTAAGAAAATGTTCCCATGTTCAGCTCTATTAGAAGGTGAGTATGGTTTAAATGATCTTTGTATCGGTGTACCAGTTATTATTGGTAAAAACGGTATCGAAAAAATCGTTGAAATCGAATTATCAGAAGACGAAAAAGCAAAATTAGTTGCTTCTGCTGAAGGTGTTAAGAAAACTAACGCTCTTTTAGAAGTTACTGCATAG
- the hemG gene encoding protoporphyrinogen oxidase: MRIGIIGGGISGLTTAFLLKEKGFDCVVLEAAQTSGGCIQTDTIENRIYENGPNSLLLTESHLDLINRLGITNELLEAEGVNKDRFILRNGKYRILPSGPQNFFSNSFFSWSSKFKIMTEFWRKNKPSSEIESLYDFINRRFNDEICDYALDPFVSGIYAGDAKKLAVKAAFPALYEAEKEYGSIIKGMIKSSKKNKEKGAPTQRKKAFSFKKGLSTFIDGLSSKVEVKLNTKVVDIKKEGDQFKIITDKDTLLFDKVIVTSSAHTTAQFIKNLLPSISKQLNNLYAPPMCIVHSVYKKDDIERPIGFGGLNPLLEKTFTSGSIWSSCIFPNRAGADEVLVTSFVGGVQRAKNTLLSEDEIKSNVKLELAKTLDFNEEPVFQKIYKWEKAIPQYSAEILKLWDDLETNAIPNLYFNANWKGGISVPNCIDNSIKLVDSLDK; encoded by the coding sequence ATGAGAATAGGAATAATAGGAGGTGGGATATCAGGTCTAACAACTGCTTTTTTATTAAAAGAAAAAGGATTTGATTGTGTAGTTTTAGAAGCTGCGCAAACTTCTGGTGGTTGTATACAAACAGATACTATAGAGAATAGAATCTATGAAAACGGACCAAACTCTCTTTTATTAACAGAAAGTCATTTAGACTTAATCAATAGGCTTGGAATAACGAATGAGTTGTTAGAAGCAGAGGGTGTTAATAAAGATAGATTTATTCTTAGAAATGGGAAATATAGAATCTTACCTTCTGGTCCTCAGAATTTCTTCTCCAATTCATTTTTCTCATGGTCTTCAAAATTTAAGATAATGACTGAATTTTGGAGGAAAAATAAACCTTCATCAGAAATTGAATCATTATATGATTTTATCAATAGGAGATTTAATGATGAGATTTGTGATTATGCTCTTGACCCTTTTGTTTCTGGAATTTATGCAGGAGATGCTAAAAAGTTAGCGGTTAAAGCAGCTTTCCCTGCCTTGTATGAAGCAGAAAAAGAATATGGTTCTATTATCAAAGGAATGATAAAATCATCTAAGAAGAATAAAGAAAAAGGAGCTCCGACTCAAAGAAAAAAAGCATTTAGTTTTAAGAAAGGTTTATCTACTTTTATTGATGGCTTATCATCAAAAGTAGAAGTCAAATTGAATACTAAGGTTGTAGATATAAAAAAGGAAGGAGATCAATTCAAAATTATAACTGATAAAGATACTTTACTGTTTGATAAAGTAATTGTAACTTCTTCAGCTCATACTACGGCTCAATTCATTAAGAATTTATTACCTTCAATTTCAAAGCAATTGAATAACCTTTACGCACCTCCAATGTGTATTGTTCATTCCGTTTATAAGAAAGATGATATTGAACGCCCAATTGGTTTTGGCGGACTAAATCCTTTGTTAGAAAAAACATTTACCTCGGGTAGTATATGGAGTAGCTGTATATTTCCAAATAGAGCAGGAGCTGACGAGGTTCTAGTAACAAGTTTTGTAGGTGGTGTACAACGTGCAAAAAATACATTACTTTCTGAAGATGAAATTAAATCTAATGTGAAATTAGAATTAGCTAAAACTTTGGATTTTAATGAAGAGCCTGTCTTCCAGAAAATATACAAATGGGAAAAAGCAATACCTCAATATTCTGCAGAGATATTAAAACTTTGGGATGATTTAGAAACGAATGCTATTCCAAACCTTTATTTCAATGCCAACTGGAAAGGAGGGATTTCTGTACCAAATTGTATTGATAACTCAATTAAATTAGTCGATTCTCTAGATAAATAA
- the fsa gene encoding fructose-6-phosphate aldolase, which translates to MKFFIDTANLEEIKEAHALGVLDGVTTNPSLMAKIGVKGTKAVNAHYKAICEITDGDVSAEVLSTNYEDMIKEGEVLAAIDPKIVVKVPMIEDGVKAIKYFSSKGIDTNCTLIFSAGQALLAAKAGATYVSPFIGRLDDVSTDGLQLVEDIVDIFENYGFGTQVLAASVRHPMHILDCAKLGADVATCPLSVIKSLLNHPLTDKGLAQFVADAKKMEE; encoded by the coding sequence ATGAAATTTTTTATAGACACAGCTAACTTAGAAGAAATTAAAGAAGCACATGCTTTAGGTGTATTGGATGGTGTAACAACTAACCCATCTTTAATGGCTAAAATAGGTGTTAAAGGAACTAAAGCTGTAAACGCACATTACAAAGCTATCTGTGAAATTACTGATGGAGATGTAAGTGCTGAAGTACTTTCTACAAACTATGAGGATATGATTAAAGAAGGAGAAGTCCTTGCTGCAATCGATCCTAAAATTGTTGTAAAAGTACCTATGATTGAAGACGGTGTAAAAGCAATCAAATATTTCTCTAGTAAAGGAATTGATACAAATTGTACACTAATCTTTTCTGCAGGGCAGGCATTATTAGCAGCTAAAGCTGGAGCTACATATGTATCGCCATTTATTGGTAGATTAGACGATGTTTCTACAGATGGATTACAATTGGTAGAAGATATTGTTGATATTTTTGAAAACTACGGTTTTGGAACTCAAGTATTAGCGGCATCGGTACGTCATCCAATGCATATTTTAGATTGTGCTAAATTAGGTGCAGATGTAGCAACTTGTCCACTTAGTGTAATTAAATCTTTATTAAACCACCCTTTAACAGATAAAGGTTTAGCTCAGTTTGTAGCTGATGCTAAAAAAATGGAGGAGTAA
- a CDS encoding fructose-6-phosphate aldolase — translation MYIIKVKGKAKIPNYIQLRDEDFVLIAYFRADRPLTKLEKYGLEGKEEALKGVIEQLPFGKIQKLEI, via the coding sequence ATGTACATTATAAAAGTAAAAGGGAAAGCAAAAATTCCAAATTACATTCAACTTCGAGACGAGGATTTTGTATTAATTGCTTATTTTAGAGCGGATAGACCTTTGACTAAATTAGAAAAATATGGTTTAGAAGGTAAAGAAGAAGCTCTTAAGGGTGTTATTGAACAGCTTCCTTTTGGTAAGATTCAAAAATTGGAGATCTAA